CAGTTGTAGATAGATTTTCGTTTTGTTCTAAGTCTGGTTTTATTTTCAATAGTTCTTTATCTGAATATCCAAGAGCACTTAGTGCCAAAAAGGCTTCTTCTAAAAGATGTTGGTTAGGATTTACACCGAATAATGGGAGTTCATCTTCTTTACTTGGTATAACAATTTCATGTTGAATAGCTAAATTTCCGAGTTTTCCTTTTAAATCAAGTATCATTTGTCGAGCAGTTTTCTTTCCTACACCAGGAAATTTAACAAGCAATGCCTCATCCTCGGACTCTATTGCAGAAATAACGTGTGCTGGATTACCACCTGCTAATATTGCTAATGCGCCCTTTGGACCAATTCCCGATACTTGAATAAGCTTTCGAAATAATTCTCTTTGATCTAATGATTTAAATCCAAACAACTGATGTGCATCTTCACGCACATGCATATGTATATACACTTGCTGTAATTCATCTTTTACTTGGAATACAAATGGATTTGGGGTATAAATACACCACCCTATATGTTGTTGCTCTAATACGATATACTCATGTGTTACTCGCTTTACTTGTCCAATAATATAATCATACATTACAATCCCTCACATTCACTGCTTTCCATTATAGCATATTCTGACACTTGATTAACGAATCTACCGGAGCAAACACG
Above is a genomic segment from Lysinibacillus sp. PLM2 containing:
- the ruvA gene encoding Holliday junction ATP-dependent DNA helicase RuvA, whose translation is MYDYIIGQVKRVTHEYIVLEQQHIGWCIYTPNPFVFQVKDELQQVYIHMHVREDAHQLFGFKSLDQRELFRKLIQVSGIGPKGALAILAGGNPAHVISAIESEDEALLVKFPGVGKKTARQMILDLKGKLGNLAIQHEIVIPSKEDELPLFGVNPNQHLLEEAFLALSALGYSDKELLKIKPDLEQNENLSTTEGYMKVALQLLLTSK